The following are encoded together in the Bombus affinis isolate iyBomAffi1 chromosome 6, iyBomAffi1.2, whole genome shotgun sequence genome:
- the LOC126917107 gene encoding zinc finger FYVE domain-containing protein 9 isoform X2, with protein MEKFAIDLDKVLDDFEFNEDCAEQIASDNLSTNNASSSSVKCNLEPSALKGYNYLLIEPKKVNKEFDIILPVERHKDLQQINTKNKCINENDIGSENLNCSTEQTTIENTDVNQFYTQECTNDNKSIQKPSVSSYDSEQVSLAIYNDISQKVIQKQQNSNNSPKIDNRYDKKLNQSNLKPSVSNVFSSLNEYINAPPGSSDCIHSVLNDSEIQSDLETKVPQIIQSSAKDSDESIPHEQTVDIPDPAREILVQSYQDATIPITVELPITYETNIKEDVKNVHVTNFKPLESKTDPPEKVVLNEACIELSNKAEIKNDKTHNYNSDRIDQEKNSMLECTYIQDDYYENESTTQLQDNESKLSVENIGTNEEHRSSLNSVCKPIGFSNIDNLSEDELTKYLAELEEEEKLRESCNKYENITNTAQNVSQDQKDENKQNVQVFPDTSVESRKMIESELNERIENISVSDCQEKETDKELLNNALMKHESDERLNEDRLNKHKDILSNPSGKELKLLHRVNIAKDDKVKLENECVPDTKDIEDSQESPTYSSNINQGSLNDGRTEIQLKEQKGNSTQYNQACELKMPSDIDNISEERISTTSEPNTLIDMTKHNNDVISTSVDVYTRPNVSDTSNDSEKPVRPQTLDIVLSNNSTEHQVLGSTSDTPSYQIQSDTDGIKEEQGSSPDILENSLPESGSVLGKQPPFWVPDSDAPSCMLCDVKFTVIKRRHHCRACGKVLCNKCCNMKYKLEYQGNIDSRVCVSCYQLLTKAETEQGMGEWSSGYSTCMNNNDINSPQGRQPNPNNPMEYCSTIPPLQQLAGGLPPPPTVMVPVGVLKREDGTKSRPEISKSVMFSDELDMSWDLKPPYRKSGSKRIPTPGSSAPSTSVKKQNLPRFDPNTESYVPQDPNALPPTVTIHKGQVSYHAVTDENLLYKTLKNECEPPVMFAINRNLYAYVKIVTLNCCVNKTCWNVTSKGLDCVGQDEIILLIEVLPDETRVPKDLLLFINQLRLEAMKGNIVSELGFLIYQGGNFLDSREHAGFLFIRQTSQCLQKIVLPPGPYLFGLLVHRWETPWAKVFPLRLVLRLGAEYRYYPCPLFSVRFRDALYFEIGHTVMKVLADFRNFAYTLPSVRGLTIHLRNRMTDVMFPRNRYDQVIKGLNNSNDHVLAYASNFSIAADSHLVCIQTNTGDESTYQTQAISINNNPRTITGTSFIVINGALKSSMGLSAKSSIVEDGLMVEIMPEKMEALKAALKNMQDFSIGCGRQGAPEPDETVNIKWVDNDVQFNVGVKSPIDRRPMDGIPSIRIHNGIDYKGTSRFIRWTEVFIINSDDHPNGVHDPVDINKLSGNIAKATCTALVKLLDLLANAGLTKLGVRTTIHPDNVGYEAGSEGMKLPPIYMKSLDNELIQVLHKAAQSSQDTHIVLELIFYILDD; from the exons ATGGAAAAATTCGCTATTGATTTGGACAAGGTTTTGGACGATTTCGAATTTAACGAAG ACTGTGCAGAGCAAATAGCATCTGATAATCTTTCAACAAACAATGCGTCATCTTCTTCAGTTAAATGTAATTTAGAACCTTCAGCTTTAAAAGGTTATAATTATCTTCTAATAGAGCCTAAGAAAGTAAATAAAGAATTCGATATTATATTACCTGTAGAAAGGCATAAAGACTTGCaacaaataaatacaaaaaacaaatgtattaatgaaaatgatataGGTTCTGAGAATCTTAATTGTAGTACAGAACAGACAACAATAGAAAATACAGATGTAAATCAGTTTTATACACAAGAATGCACAAACGATAATAAGTCAATACAAAAACCATCTGTTTCATCTTATGATTCTGAACAGGTTTCTTTAGcaatatataatgatatatcgcAAAAGGTAATACAAAAACAACAAAATAGTAACAACAGCCCAAAGATTGACAATAGGTATGATAAGAAATTGAACCAGTCTAATCTGAAACCTAGTGTTAGCAACGTTTTCAGCAGTTTGAATGAGTACATTAATGCTCCACCTGGAAGTTCAGATTGCATTCATTCTGTATTAAATGATTCAGAAATACAATCTGATTTAGAGACTAAGGTACCTCAGATAATTCAGAGCAGTGCTAAAGATAGTGATGAAAGTATACCACATGAACAGACAGTTGATATACCTGATCCAGCTAGAGAAATTCTTGTTCAAAGCTATCAGGATGCCACAATACCCATAACGGTAGAATTACCAATTACATATGAAACTAACATTAAAGAGGATGTAAAAAATGTTCATGTAACAAATTTCAAACCATTGGAAAGCAAAACAGACCCTCCTGAAAAAGTTGTTCTAAATGAAGCTTGTATTGAATTAAGTAATAAAGCAGAAATTAAAAATGACAAAACACATAACTATAATTCTGATAGGATAGATCAGGAAAAAAATTCTATGCTTGAGTGTACTTATATACAAGATGATTATTATGAAAATGAGTCTACAACACAATTGCAAGATAATGAAAGTAAATTAAGCGTGGAAAATATTGGTACAAATGAGGAACATAGGAGCAGCTTAAATTCAGTATGTAAGCCAATTGGATTTAGTAACATTGATAATTTATCAGAAGATGAATTGACCAAATATTTAGCCGAAttagaagaagaggaaaaattaAGGGAAAGCTgcaataaatatgaaaatattacaaatacagCACAGAATGTTTCTCAAGATCAAAAAGATGAAAATAAGCAAAATGTCCAAGTTTTCCCAGATACTTCTGTAGAATCTCGCAAAATGATAGAATCAGAATTAAATGAAAGGATAGAAAACATTTCAGTATCTGACTGTCAGGAAAAGGAAACGGACaaagaattattaaataatgcATTAATGAAGCATGAATCTGATGAACGATTAAATGAAGACAGATTAAATAAACACAAAGATATTTTAAGTAATCCAAGTGgtaaagaattaaaattgttGCATAGAGTTAATATAGCTAAAGATGATAAAGTGAAATTAGAAAATGAATGCGTGCCTGATACAAAAGATATTGAAGACAGCCAAGAAAGTCCTACATATAGTTCAAATATTAATCAAGGATCACTAAATGATGGCAGAACTGAGATACAATTAAAAGAGCAGAAAGGAAATTCTACGCAATATAATCAAGCTTGTGAATTAAAAATGCCAAGTGATATTGATAAtatttcagaagaaagaatttcAACAACATCTGAGCCAAATACATTAATTGATATGACAAAACATAATAATGATGTTATATCTACGTCTGTGGATGTTTACACAAGACCAAATGTAAGTGATACTAGCAATGATTCAGAGAAGCCAGTACGTCCCCAAACGTTGgatattgttttgtcaaacaATAGTACAGAACACCAAGTACTTGGTTCTACAAGTGATACACCATCTTATCAAATTCAATCAGATACTGATGGTATAAAAGAGGAGCAAGGATCTTCGCCGGATATTTTAGAGAATTCTTTACCGGAATCTGGCTCAGTTCTGGGAAAACAACCACCATTCTGGGTTCCCGATAGCGATGCTCCTAGCTGCATGCTCTGTGATGTTAAGTTTACCGTTATCAAAAGACGACATCATTGTCGGGCATGCGGAAAAGTGTTATGTAATAAATGTtgtaatatgaaatataaattagaATATCAAGGAAACATTGATTCACGCGTTTGTGTTTCTTGTTATCAGCTTCTTACTAAAG CTGAAACAGAGCAGGGTATGGGAGAATGGTCTTCTGGTTATTCCACATGTATGAATAATAATGATATCAATTCGCCCCAG GGGAGACAGCCTAATCCAAATAATCCCATGGAGTACTGTTCAACTATACCACCCTTGCAACAGTTAGCTGGCGGCTTGCCTCCACCTCCTACGGTTATGGTACCCGTTGGAGTCCTTAAAAGGGAAGATGGTACAAAGAGTCGGcctgaaatttcaaaatctgTTATGTTCAGTGATG AACTAGACATGTCGTGGGATTTGAAACCACCATACCGGAAATCTGGTAGTAAGAGAATACCAACACCTGGCTCATCTGCACCAAGTACGTCTGTCAAGAAACAGAACCTACCACGTTTTGACCCAAATACAGAAAGTTATGTGCCACAAGACCCTAATGCGCTTCCACCAACAGTAACGATACATAAAGGAC AGGTATCGTATCATGCTGTAACGGACGAGAATCTTCTATACAAAACGCTGAAAAATGAATGTGAACCACCTGTTATGTTTGCGATTAATCGAAATCTCTATGCATATGTCAAAATAGTAACTT TAAATTGTTGTGTTAATAAAACATGTTGGAATGTAACTTCGAAAGGATTGGATTGCGTCGGACAAgatgaaattatattattaatcgaGGTATTACCTGATGAAACCCGGGTTCCTAAGGATCTGCTTCTTTTTATTAACCAATTACGTCTCGAAGCTATGAAag GAAACATTGTGTCCGAATTGGGATTTTTAATATACCAGGGAGGAAATttcttggattctcgggaacaCGCAGGGTTCTTGTTTATTCGACAAACATCGCAATGCTTGCAAAAAATTGTATTACCTCCTGGCCCGTACCTATTTGGCCTCCTAGTTCACAG GTGGGAAACACCATGGGCGAAAGTATTCCCGTTACGCCTTGTTTTACGACTGGGCGCAGAATATCGTTACTATCCATGCCCGTTGTTCTCGGTTCGGTTTCGAGATGCATTATACTTTGAAATAGGACATACAGTTATGAAGGTTTTAGCggatttcagaaattttgcgtACACGTTACCAAGTGTGAGGGGACTAACAATTCACTTAAGAAATAGAATGACGGATGTAATGTTTCCGAGAAATCGATACGATCAAGTGATCAAAGGTTTAAATAATTCGAATGATCACGTATTAGCATACGCTTCAAATTTTAGTATCGCTGCTGACTCACATTTAGTCTGTATACAAACTAATACCGGTGATGAAAGCACTTATCAAACGCAAGCGATAAGTATCAATAATAATCCAAGAACAA TAACAGGTACTAGTTTTATCGTGATTAACGGAGCATTGAAATCATCGATGGGTTTGTCAGCGAAATCTAGCATAGTTGAGGATGGATTAATGGTAGAAATAATGCCAGAGAAAATGGAAGCCTTGAAAGCAGCTCTAAAAAATATGCAAGACTTTTCGATCGGATGCGGTCGACAAGGAGCACCCGAGCCGGATGAAACAGTGAACATAAAGTGGGTCGATAATGACGTGCAATTCAATGTAGG GGTAAAAAGTCCTATTGATAGACGACCTATGGATGGTATTCCTTCAATCCGAATACACAATGGTATTGATTATAAAGGAACGAGTAGATTTATACGATGGACAGAAGTATTTATCATCAAT TCCGATGATCATCCGAATGGTGTTCATGATCCTGtggatataaataaattatcagGAAATATAGCGAAAGCAACATGTACAGCCTTAGTGAAGTTATTGGACTTATTAGCCAATGCTGGTTTAACAAAGCTTGGTGTAAGAACAACTATTCATCCTGACAAT GTTGGTTATGAAGCCGGTAGCGAAGGTATGAAATTGCCTCCAATCTACATGAAGAGTTTAGACAACGAATTAATTCAAGTTCTGCATAAAGCAGCGCAAAGTAGTCAAGATACGCATATTGTgcttgaattaattttttacataCTCGATGATTGA
- the LOC126917107 gene encoding zinc finger FYVE domain-containing protein 9 isoform X4: MEKFAIDLDKVLDDFEFNEDCAEQIASDNLSTNNASSSSVKCNLEPSALKGYNYLLIEPKKVNKEFDIILPVERHKDLQQINTKNKCINENDIGSENLNCSTEQTTIENTDVNQFYTQECTNDNKSIQKPSVSSYDSEQVSLAIYNDISQKVIQKQQNSNNSPKIDNRYDKKLNQSNLKPSVSNVFSSLNEYINAPPGSSDCIHSVLNDSEIQSDLETKVPQIIQSSAKDSDESIPHEQTVDIPDPAREILVQSYQDATIPITVELPITYETNIKEDVKNVHVTNFKPLESKTDPPEKVVLNEACIELSNKAEIKNDKTHNYNSDRIDQEKNSMLECTYIQDDYYENESTTQLQDNESKLSVENIGTNEEHRSSLNSVCKPIGFSNIDNLSEDELTKYLAELEEEEKLRESCNKYENITNTAQNVSQDQKDENKQNVQVFPDTSVESRKMIESELNERIENISVSDCQEKETDKELLNNALMKHESDERLNEDRLNKHKDILSNPSGKELKLLHRVNIAKDDKVKLENECVPDTKDIEDSQESPTYSSNINQGSLNDGRTEIQLKEQKGNSTQYNQACELKMPSDIDNISEERISTTSEPNTLIDMTKHNNDVISTSVDVYTRPNVSDTSNDSEKPVRPQTLDIVLSNNSTEHQVLGSTSDTPSYQIQSDTDGIKEEQGSSPDILENSLPESGSVLGKQPPFWVPDSDAPSCMLCDVKFTVIKRRHHCRACGKVLCNKCCNMKYKLEYQGNIDSRVCVSCYQLLTKAETEQGMGEWSSGYSTCMNNNDINSPQLAGGLPPPPTVMVPVGVLKREDGTKSRPEISKSVMFSDELDMSWDLKPPYRKSGSKRIPTPGSSAPSTSVKKQNLPRFDPNTESYVPQDPNALPPTVTIHKGQVSYHAVTDENLLYKTLKNECEPPVMFAINRNLYAYVKIVTLNCCVNKTCWNVTSKGLDCVGQDEIILLIEVLPDETRVPKDLLLFINQLRLEAMKGNIVSELGFLIYQGGNFLDSREHAGFLFIRQTSQCLQKIVLPPGPYLFGLLVHRWETPWAKVFPLRLVLRLGAEYRYYPCPLFSVRFRDALYFEIGHTVMKVLADFRNFAYTLPSVRGLTIHLRNRMTDVMFPRNRYDQVIKGLNNSNDHVLAYASNFSIAADSHLVCIQTNTGDESTYQTQAISINNNPRTITGTSFIVINGALKSSMGLSAKSSIVEDGLMVEIMPEKMEALKAALKNMQDFSIGCGRQGAPEPDETVNIKWVDNDVQFNVGVKSPIDRRPMDGIPSIRIHNGIDYKGTSRFIRWTEVFIINSDDHPNGVHDPVDINKLSGNIAKATCTALVKLLDLLANAGLTKLGVRTTIHPDNVGYEAGSEGMKLPPIYMKSLDNELIQVLHKAAQSSQDTHIVLELIFYILDD, from the exons ATGGAAAAATTCGCTATTGATTTGGACAAGGTTTTGGACGATTTCGAATTTAACGAAG ACTGTGCAGAGCAAATAGCATCTGATAATCTTTCAACAAACAATGCGTCATCTTCTTCAGTTAAATGTAATTTAGAACCTTCAGCTTTAAAAGGTTATAATTATCTTCTAATAGAGCCTAAGAAAGTAAATAAAGAATTCGATATTATATTACCTGTAGAAAGGCATAAAGACTTGCaacaaataaatacaaaaaacaaatgtattaatgaaaatgatataGGTTCTGAGAATCTTAATTGTAGTACAGAACAGACAACAATAGAAAATACAGATGTAAATCAGTTTTATACACAAGAATGCACAAACGATAATAAGTCAATACAAAAACCATCTGTTTCATCTTATGATTCTGAACAGGTTTCTTTAGcaatatataatgatatatcgcAAAAGGTAATACAAAAACAACAAAATAGTAACAACAGCCCAAAGATTGACAATAGGTATGATAAGAAATTGAACCAGTCTAATCTGAAACCTAGTGTTAGCAACGTTTTCAGCAGTTTGAATGAGTACATTAATGCTCCACCTGGAAGTTCAGATTGCATTCATTCTGTATTAAATGATTCAGAAATACAATCTGATTTAGAGACTAAGGTACCTCAGATAATTCAGAGCAGTGCTAAAGATAGTGATGAAAGTATACCACATGAACAGACAGTTGATATACCTGATCCAGCTAGAGAAATTCTTGTTCAAAGCTATCAGGATGCCACAATACCCATAACGGTAGAATTACCAATTACATATGAAACTAACATTAAAGAGGATGTAAAAAATGTTCATGTAACAAATTTCAAACCATTGGAAAGCAAAACAGACCCTCCTGAAAAAGTTGTTCTAAATGAAGCTTGTATTGAATTAAGTAATAAAGCAGAAATTAAAAATGACAAAACACATAACTATAATTCTGATAGGATAGATCAGGAAAAAAATTCTATGCTTGAGTGTACTTATATACAAGATGATTATTATGAAAATGAGTCTACAACACAATTGCAAGATAATGAAAGTAAATTAAGCGTGGAAAATATTGGTACAAATGAGGAACATAGGAGCAGCTTAAATTCAGTATGTAAGCCAATTGGATTTAGTAACATTGATAATTTATCAGAAGATGAATTGACCAAATATTTAGCCGAAttagaagaagaggaaaaattaAGGGAAAGCTgcaataaatatgaaaatattacaaatacagCACAGAATGTTTCTCAAGATCAAAAAGATGAAAATAAGCAAAATGTCCAAGTTTTCCCAGATACTTCTGTAGAATCTCGCAAAATGATAGAATCAGAATTAAATGAAAGGATAGAAAACATTTCAGTATCTGACTGTCAGGAAAAGGAAACGGACaaagaattattaaataatgcATTAATGAAGCATGAATCTGATGAACGATTAAATGAAGACAGATTAAATAAACACAAAGATATTTTAAGTAATCCAAGTGgtaaagaattaaaattgttGCATAGAGTTAATATAGCTAAAGATGATAAAGTGAAATTAGAAAATGAATGCGTGCCTGATACAAAAGATATTGAAGACAGCCAAGAAAGTCCTACATATAGTTCAAATATTAATCAAGGATCACTAAATGATGGCAGAACTGAGATACAATTAAAAGAGCAGAAAGGAAATTCTACGCAATATAATCAAGCTTGTGAATTAAAAATGCCAAGTGATATTGATAAtatttcagaagaaagaatttcAACAACATCTGAGCCAAATACATTAATTGATATGACAAAACATAATAATGATGTTATATCTACGTCTGTGGATGTTTACACAAGACCAAATGTAAGTGATACTAGCAATGATTCAGAGAAGCCAGTACGTCCCCAAACGTTGgatattgttttgtcaaacaATAGTACAGAACACCAAGTACTTGGTTCTACAAGTGATACACCATCTTATCAAATTCAATCAGATACTGATGGTATAAAAGAGGAGCAAGGATCTTCGCCGGATATTTTAGAGAATTCTTTACCGGAATCTGGCTCAGTTCTGGGAAAACAACCACCATTCTGGGTTCCCGATAGCGATGCTCCTAGCTGCATGCTCTGTGATGTTAAGTTTACCGTTATCAAAAGACGACATCATTGTCGGGCATGCGGAAAAGTGTTATGTAATAAATGTtgtaatatgaaatataaattagaATATCAAGGAAACATTGATTCACGCGTTTGTGTTTCTTGTTATCAGCTTCTTACTAAAG CTGAAACAGAGCAGGGTATGGGAGAATGGTCTTCTGGTTATTCCACATGTATGAATAATAATGATATCAATTCGCCCCAG TTAGCTGGCGGCTTGCCTCCACCTCCTACGGTTATGGTACCCGTTGGAGTCCTTAAAAGGGAAGATGGTACAAAGAGTCGGcctgaaatttcaaaatctgTTATGTTCAGTGATG AACTAGACATGTCGTGGGATTTGAAACCACCATACCGGAAATCTGGTAGTAAGAGAATACCAACACCTGGCTCATCTGCACCAAGTACGTCTGTCAAGAAACAGAACCTACCACGTTTTGACCCAAATACAGAAAGTTATGTGCCACAAGACCCTAATGCGCTTCCACCAACAGTAACGATACATAAAGGAC AGGTATCGTATCATGCTGTAACGGACGAGAATCTTCTATACAAAACGCTGAAAAATGAATGTGAACCACCTGTTATGTTTGCGATTAATCGAAATCTCTATGCATATGTCAAAATAGTAACTT TAAATTGTTGTGTTAATAAAACATGTTGGAATGTAACTTCGAAAGGATTGGATTGCGTCGGACAAgatgaaattatattattaatcgaGGTATTACCTGATGAAACCCGGGTTCCTAAGGATCTGCTTCTTTTTATTAACCAATTACGTCTCGAAGCTATGAAag GAAACATTGTGTCCGAATTGGGATTTTTAATATACCAGGGAGGAAATttcttggattctcgggaacaCGCAGGGTTCTTGTTTATTCGACAAACATCGCAATGCTTGCAAAAAATTGTATTACCTCCTGGCCCGTACCTATTTGGCCTCCTAGTTCACAG GTGGGAAACACCATGGGCGAAAGTATTCCCGTTACGCCTTGTTTTACGACTGGGCGCAGAATATCGTTACTATCCATGCCCGTTGTTCTCGGTTCGGTTTCGAGATGCATTATACTTTGAAATAGGACATACAGTTATGAAGGTTTTAGCggatttcagaaattttgcgtACACGTTACCAAGTGTGAGGGGACTAACAATTCACTTAAGAAATAGAATGACGGATGTAATGTTTCCGAGAAATCGATACGATCAAGTGATCAAAGGTTTAAATAATTCGAATGATCACGTATTAGCATACGCTTCAAATTTTAGTATCGCTGCTGACTCACATTTAGTCTGTATACAAACTAATACCGGTGATGAAAGCACTTATCAAACGCAAGCGATAAGTATCAATAATAATCCAAGAACAA TAACAGGTACTAGTTTTATCGTGATTAACGGAGCATTGAAATCATCGATGGGTTTGTCAGCGAAATCTAGCATAGTTGAGGATGGATTAATGGTAGAAATAATGCCAGAGAAAATGGAAGCCTTGAAAGCAGCTCTAAAAAATATGCAAGACTTTTCGATCGGATGCGGTCGACAAGGAGCACCCGAGCCGGATGAAACAGTGAACATAAAGTGGGTCGATAATGACGTGCAATTCAATGTAGG GGTAAAAAGTCCTATTGATAGACGACCTATGGATGGTATTCCTTCAATCCGAATACACAATGGTATTGATTATAAAGGAACGAGTAGATTTATACGATGGACAGAAGTATTTATCATCAAT TCCGATGATCATCCGAATGGTGTTCATGATCCTGtggatataaataaattatcagGAAATATAGCGAAAGCAACATGTACAGCCTTAGTGAAGTTATTGGACTTATTAGCCAATGCTGGTTTAACAAAGCTTGGTGTAAGAACAACTATTCATCCTGACAAT GTTGGTTATGAAGCCGGTAGCGAAGGTATGAAATTGCCTCCAATCTACATGAAGAGTTTAGACAACGAATTAATTCAAGTTCTGCATAAAGCAGCGCAAAGTAGTCAAGATACGCATATTGTgcttgaattaattttttacataCTCGATGATTGA